The window AATATCTTCTAATCCTGTCACATTTTCAAGTGTGTATCGCGGTGCCAACTTTCTACATTTTCCAGAAAGCAGGCTCACACAAACAATTTCAGCCTACCTCATTTTGAGCAAACATTAATCTCCTCCCAGTTAATTGGTTTATATAGTGTGTGAATAAGTGCCATTACTTATGCATGTGGAAACAAGgaacactgatttttaaaagcaaacttGACAGCCAAAACAGCTAAATGAAGTTAGCGGGGAAGTTAGCTTGCTTACTAGTTAAATAGCTGTATAGCTAACAAGTCTTGATTCtgacagcctctctctctggatTCTTCTCCCACttgttaaatgaaatgtttgtcCAGTTATACTTTGAATAATACATTATCTTGGTCCAATTAGTTAGTCTAAAGTGAGTCCAAATGGCTCCTCGTACAGTAAAAACCATGCCAGTTATTACTAGCAACCCGAGTGATTACAGAACATAATTCATGCTTTAATCATATCAAACCCATATTTCATTCTTAATTATctactgaaaaattaatttcatttagcTGTTTGAATCGTTTTCAATGCTGCTACAGGACTAGACAAGTTTCTTTCTAACAGTTTTTTAGCTTTCTTGCTGGAATACACAATAATGATTTAACTGATCGTCAGAGCTTAGACTCTCAGCGCCTCTGCTCTTCCGGCTACCCAGTGACTTCTCTGTGGATCTAGCACTAACCAAGCGAAAGGAAAGGGAAGAAGTtgaaatttatttcataattacatgatcaggaaaataatttctGGTCTCGTCTGACAGATAATGAAGTGAGTTGAATTTGTCTTTGCCTGCCCTGTAGCATTTTCAGAGCTGCTTTTTCCCGCCTTGTCCTGCATTGCTGTGGGAGGAATTCTGCTCCTTCTAACTAACATGCAGGTGAGGAATCCACAGCATTCCTCCATACTGTACTTACCTCAGCatagaaacatactgtatgtcctaaATAAAACGGATTGCACAACAGACACTTTTGGACAGCCTATGCATTTTGTATTGATGTTACGGTGTGTGTCTGGAAGGTGGGCAACCTTTTCGCGGTTCACCGCTCCACCGTCATCACCCTCTACAACGGTGCCTTTGACTCCTCCTCAGTTGTGTTCCTCATCATCAAGGTAAAACAGTGAAGCTGTTCATCTGCGTTCTGgctttattttaaactgttctCTAGATTGATGGTTGTCAAAAAACAATGTTGGACATAATTCAGGGCATTCACATTGCATGATGTAGTAATGCTTGGCTTTAACTGTTGTCTGTTCTGTTGCACAGTGGGATAATCTCTGTCAACTACTGCATATGGATGGTGGATTCTTTGCTTTAGAGAGTTAGCCAGCTTGCCGTAGTGGCAGACACTATTAGtcacattgaaaaataaaacattttacctACAGctagagagaacaaaaaaaacaacaattgttttttgtcatgtttgcagcaaaaaaatgtgaaatttggtCCTTTTTATCAATTCCACTTTAACTTGTGGTTTGAAATGCAATTGAAATACACCATAAGAGGTCATGGTGCTCTGTGCCTGTTCGACatacatgtgtatttttattagcACTAAGGAACATACAAATCAACTGCTAGAAAATTGTTATTATCTATTTTCTTGAGGTTTAaccaaattgttttttcttctgctttccaGGTTCTGTATGAACAGGGAGTCTGTCTCCGCTCCTCCTTCCTTGTTTTGTCCTTCTGCAGCATCGTACACCTGTTGAGGACCTTCCTGCTTATGCCCACAGCCCACATCCCGTACCCTCTGCCACAACACTACACCTACGGGTGAGAGTATGACATAAACTTTGGAGCAGCTATTTTGCCTGAGGTTGCGTAGATCATCCTCATGGATGAGACATGACGTATACATCCACTTTTTCTGACGCTCAGACTGAATCGTGGGAAGGCCAACACTTACAATGTGGAGCAGTTTGATAGGATGAGGGACGGCACGATGACAGCGTCACAGGAGTCCAGTGCGAGGGACAACTCACCACCAGCACCTAAGGAAGGGACAGAGGCCCAAGACTCTGCAAAAGGTACTTATCctcattgttttcatcttctcctcAACATCCACAATGTCAGGTGTGTAGACCATGTTTTTCAACagccaaaactaaaaatatcttCTTTACATGTGCCAATGCAGAAAACAACTAGAGAAACAACTAAAAATGCCCACTAACGCTGATCTTCCTCAGTATTTTTTGCCTAATCTCCACTGTTTTCCActctgatcacacacacacacacacacacacacacacacacacacacacacacacacacacacacacacacacacagacacactttgtAGTAGCAAGCAGTCTTCATCTATTTTTTGTTATAGCAATGGGATGCAATGTAGTATTAGCTGCTAGAGTTTTGGATCTTCTCTACAATCATTTGACCAGAAAACACTTATCATTATGATGGTTATTCAGCACGATCTTTTTGGACAATTTAAGAGTCATTTATTTTGCTTAGTTTGGAGCTGTTAAAAGATGAACACAGTAATTTCTGGAAGAACTGATCactgaactgttcctttaacccAGTGCTGAGCAGATAAACTAAACACAGGCCAAAATGTGCTTGAAATGTCACAATtagattttaataaatgtaacataACACAGGCTTCCTATGAATTTTCCTGTGTTTAGCGGCAAGTTTCCAAAGCTGTGTGTGGTCTTGGTTCTTCCTGTGGCACCTGCTGTGGTTGTCCATCATGCAGCTGAGACATTATCTCTTCATTGGCACACTCAACCCCATGCTCCACCGCCATGGCTAACAACAGCCCCAACCTGGGTAACTGATTATAATATTCACTGACCCTCCTTTACCACATATATTAACTGCCTGTGATTTAAAGCTCACTCCTTGTTCTCTCATTGGcctttttcattctctcctctccttatCACCACCCAACACCAACTCCTGTCTTCTTCTATGCCTCTCTCTGTGGCTATTTCCTTCCCACTGTATCTCCCTCAGTAAGCCACTACACAAATGCTTTTGCCGTGACCCAGCTGTGTGGAGTGCTGTTTGCTCCCTGGAACGGCCTCATCATGGACAGACACAAGGGGAAGCCTCTGGCTCCTGGTAAATCAGTGACTGGTGTTATAActacatgtctgtgtgtctgtgtgtgtgcaacagaCCAGCTTTACTTATTTCTTCTTAACTCTTTTCCCTCCTGTAggagaaacagagcaggagGCGGACCTGcgctcctcctctctgtctctgttcctgACCTCCCTGCAGTGCCTGCTCTTCTCTGTGTGCGCCTCcgttcctctcctccccctgcaGTATCTCACCTTTCTTCTACAAGTGCTCAATCGCTCCTTCCTCTATGGCGGAAATGCAGCCTTCATTAGCATCGCGTGAGCAGCTATCACATACACTAACAGGGTGGACAGAATAAAAGGACCACTTTAAAACGCAGTAGTCCTGCAGAAAACACCAACTTGGTTAAGGCcacaatgtttgtttcttttatgaCAGTGACATGCTCGATGGTCATTTCTCTGTATGATGTGTTGTTGAAAAAAGATAATTTAACGTCTTTCAGTCAGAGTAAAGTCTGCCTGTAAACACTGTTCATCTTTGCAAATGATATTTTCTTATGTTTAGCTATGTCAACATGATTTTcaaagtattattattaattttgcagtgtttttagcTGTTGCAGTCCTGGCAGCGACTGTCACATATCTTTGCACTTCTGTACGGTGCATTGTTGCTTTAAAACTCATTTATATGGTGAAATTGAAATTATTACACCAGTTACACATCAAATATTGAAGAGTGCAGAGTTCGTGCGAGAAGGAATATAGGATGAAGACCATTCATAAAGCATCCTACAGATCAGCTAACAACAAAATCTGTGAACAGTCACAATGTTTGCCTACTTTTCTATCCTGGCATCCCTATCCTCTATGAAGATGGAAGTGCTGAGGGACCTGACTCAGCGAATTCAAAGGTTCACTAAATGAACTACTCTATGTTTCACTGCTGTGATATTGGTGCCATCATACACGCTGGAATGCCACTGGAAGTGcgacacatacagtaggtgcCAGACACATCCCAAGTTACAGACGTACCTGTGAAAATGACACGTCTTCTCCCTCAGTTTCCCAGCCTGTCACTTTGGGAAGCTGTACGGCCTGATGATGTCCATGTCTGCTGTCGTCTCTCTGCTGCAGTACCCCTGCTTCGCCCTCGTCAAAGGAGCTCTGGGTGGTGACCCCTTTTTTGTAAGTGCTCAAGAAAGTTTAAGACGTAGTTTTGCAGAAGAAAGAGCGGTTGATGTCAAAACAAGCTGTACAAAGCTGATATTTAGAGCACACATGTAGGCAAGAATACATTTTGGGGAGCAGTTTGTGCCACTTTAGTGGTCAGAggattcatttcaaaatgaaatgtaggtccGCATATAAAATCAAACAGACAAGAGTAGTGTGATATTGTAACTGGCATCAGGtaatgaatgatgttttcatgtgttcCAGGTGGACATTACTCTGACCCTCCTCACTCTGGTGGTGTTTATCCATCCCGTCTGCGTCTTCATCCACTGTAGGAAACTAGCCCACCACAGGGAAGACAACGGCCAGACTGAAGCCACTAGTGCCACCAAGCTGGCTGAGGCCAAGCTATAGAGGGATAataatgcaaatgttttagtCTCTGTCTAGAGGTGTTGCTTCCCAGGTTGTAAAacacttttctgtctgttcctgATCATTGTTTTTCACTAGAAAATAAAGATTgtaattgtaataacttttgttttttatccaaGTGCACtgaattcatttcaaatgtttttaatgcttGTGAGAACAGATACATTACAGGAAGACAAAAACTGTTATTCTGCACGTATGTGAATATGCAAAGATTCAAGAACATCACAGTCTAAAACAATACAGAAATTGTGCTAATGTGCTTCATCCATTGATTTCACAATGTGCAATGTAGTTctgaaaattacattatacttcgtaaaagtttgaaaaaacttttaGGTTTCACTCCACATCTAACAAATTACTTTCTAAAATTCAGCAGGTCTACAGTAACAAGTAAACAATCTTTCTCTACAATTGAAATGAGACAGCACATTTTATTCTATGCATTAAGCTTTGAACTGTTTTCCTGGGATCCTTTTTCAGCGATCACTTCATTTATGATTGAAGTTCCATCGTTAATTTTTACTGAGACAATTTTTGAATTCCTTCGTAACATGAAGAAACAGCAGCATGAATTGAGCTAATATTCAGTCTTTGGAGTTGTCTTTTATAATCTACTGATTGATAACACAAAATACAAGTGGTAATGGTAAAGTCACATGGTAGAAGTTTTACTCAGTACAATCATGAAGGACCTTGACAGACAATCCACTTGTACAGTTATATATGTTTCTTCAAAAAAATAGGAATACCTTTCAATCTACTATATCATAGTATTAAAACAAGGTAAGGCACAAGGTGCTACAAAGTACTATAAAcagttaaatgtaaatcagtAGTAGAATAGTCCAAACTATACACACTACATTAAgtattttccttctctttagTGCCTAGAAAatcaggaaataaaaatgacaacatcAAATCTGTTTTACTTGCATATAATGACCTTCATAATAATTaaggttaaataaatattttcaatcAATAAACTTTAGACAAGGTGACGATAGTTGAAGGATGTTCCAATCCAATATAAAGCCGCATCTCTAATCCCCCAAAAATTAGTCTCTTCctaatatgcatttattttacactCTCATATGACCTCTCTATGTACGGCATCCAACCTCAGCATCCTGTTCTTATCCCAGCTGGAGACATTGtgctctttctcctttttccagCATGATAACTTTGTGTTGGGGCTTTGGTTTATGGTAATAATCAAGTTTATATCTGGATAAGTCTAATTTTTACACGTGTAGCTGACTGTTAAATTAAGAGTGTGTGTAAAAGCAatcagtgttgtgtgtatgtgtttatgggACCTTTTCAATCCCAGTGTTCCTGTCATCATTTCTAACTGCTGTTTGCCCGGTGTCGGTGGTGGGCATTTGGTTGTGGTGTAGAAACAGGATCGCTTCCAAACTTTCTGGTGGAATGTTGGCTCTCTTCCTGTACATGGCTCCAGCTCCTTCCTGTACAAAGTCCTGTGCAGCATTACCTGCCACGGCAGGGGCAGCCAGGTAGGCCCGTGCCACTATGGCCAAGAGCGGAAACTGTACTGCCTTCGTCCTCCACCACTGCAGAGGCTCCACTCCCAGCGAAGCCCCCTTGTCGGCCCTGAAGACAGACATCTCCATGTCTATAGACTCCTCGACAGAGCTTTGCCTGCTCCGGGGGGCAGAGCAGAACAGGTCTCCCAGCAGGAATTCCATACCAGAGAGCCCGGCCTGAGAGCCTGGGTCTGCTGACTCATTGTCATCGGTCTCTCCTACATCactctcttcatcttcatcttcgaTCTCTCTGAAGTTGATTGGTCGGGATTCTTTGATACGTTTGCTCCTCCGCAGGAAGTCACTCTCTGACTCTGGTGACCCAGGGGAGGGGCTTCTCTTAAGATGGCTTTGCTTCTTACCTTGCCTCCTCCTTCTGTCCTCCTTCACAATTCTGACGGCTTCTTTTTTCAGCCAATCAAAAGTTGCTGTCTGCTCCTAGAAATGGACACCATTAGGAAAACACTAATCTCTCAGTACACATTAATATCTATGCTAAAACATCCCCAAAGAGACAGTAAAAGTCTTGCATGTGTGTGGCTATGCTTTAAAGTGATATATGCTATTCATAGGGTAGCATGTCAAACCTCAGTGTTTTGGCACCAGCTGAAATGTGTCCAGAGAACCAAGTATTAACAAAATGCCAAGTACCATAAGCTGGCATTTTATTAGACTGTTCCTGATTTTGAAATCCAAATTTTACCaattttagactattttattGTACCAAGATCCTCGTATGGCCGCTTTTGTTTAGACAATGACCTCTGCTTTGAAGCATTTTGTTATCACAACCAAAACTCGGGTATCATATTGCGCTGATATCggcaagactaagagtctagaCTGATAGCATGCTAATATGACAAAACTTGGCAGCggtaatatttaccatgtttaccctcttagtttagcatgttagcatgctaacatttgtacAATTTGATGTAAAgagcagctgaggctgatgggaatgttagtTTTGTGGGTATTTGATCATAACAGAGTATTGGAGAAATTACAATTTTGGCCTGATAATGGCACTACTttaaaagttaagggatcagcAGAGTTATTACAATTAATCTGAGGGGAACCAAATGAACAatatttcatggcagtccagCCAACAgttgtcaaaacatttcattaaaaactgatgcTACAGAGGAAAGTCAGGTGGCTTCATCCTGTGAGGGTAAACCAACCAATAGGTGCCATGCCCGCCAGCGTGGGTACAAATTTCAAGTGATACCAGCCCCCAGTTATTCACTAATCAGTTCACTTCATTAAAACTTAATGACTCACCTTCTCCTCCATGAACCCCAGCCCATGGAACTGGGGGTCGAGGGAACATGCTATACACAGAACCCTGTTGACAACAGGGTTGTCGTAACAGCTTGCCAAGTTCCGCCTCATCATCCTCTTCACCTCCTTTAAGATGGATGACGAATCTCCTGGGCGGGATACAAGGTGGCGGGAGAGCAGGCCGATGAGAATGGGTTTGATGAGAGACAGACGGGGGAAGGCCTCTTTGGCAAGGGTTCGACATGCCACATCTAAAGGTTTGAGGACCAAGCACAGCTCCTCCAGGACCTTCCATTCAGAACGTATTGTGACGTTTGCTGAGGATGTGTTGGAGGTTGAGTTTGCGTGGCAGCTCCCAGATGAACTGGTTTCTGATGCAGTGTCTTCTTTAGACAAGCCCTCCCCTTTAATCTCTTTTATTATATCACAGACAAGGCTTTTATGTTTGATCAACGTGCTTAGTAGAGTGTACAGCTTATTCCACGTTGGCCGACTATGAGCCCACGACTTCAGCTCCGCCTGCTCTTGTTTTGTCAGGGCCTGCAACAGACTCTGATATGAGCCTCTGTTTTGAGCAGATGGCAGGAACAGGGTTGAGAGAGTACCCTGGAATTGGCAGAGAGTCTTGGAGATGACAGGGTATGACATCACTTCCTCAATGCAGTCCTGCACAGCGCTGAAGAAACATGGGACAGATGGTAGTCCCTCACTGGAATGGCCGTGCTCAGAGCCATGTGGTTCCTCGGGTGACACAGATTCATCTCTCTCAAGAAATGTTGTTGAGTTTGGGTGAGGGACACTTCCTGCAGCATCTCCACCTTTGTCACTCTTTATTGGCCCCAGCCTCATCTTattcctcccctcccctcccagcAGGACCAGATTGGGCTGGGATATTCCCCACTCCTGTGCCATCACTTTCACTTGTGTCTCCACTGTTTGAACTCTGTACTCTTTCATCCCACTCTCTGTCAGTCTTTGGGTTGCCAGGGCCAGGTTCTGAAAACTAAAATTAGAGTCTATGTAGTGTGCCCAGAGGGTAAGGTACCTCTCAGTGTTGCCCTGCCAGTTGTGGGACCAGACATCGACACTCAAAGTGACAAAGTGAGGAATTTCCCTGCGATGGTTGGGAGGTCGCCCACGTCTCCTGGGCTCAAACTCGATGGGAGCAGTGTAGTCAGATATCTCCTCATTTTCTGCACTTCCTGTTTTACTTCTCAGCAGCTGAGAAAGGGTTGTCTTGCCTTTGGTGTGGTGTTCTTTCAGGAGGTTATCGAGGTGACAATGGGACGGCAGCTCCTTGCAGGAGGGTAGGAGGGTTTGGATAAGCTGTCTGAAGCCTTCTCCTTCTACCAGAGCTGGGGGCTGGAGATCCATGATGAGAAAGTTGGTGATGGCATCGGTCACTTGTGCAGACAAAACCAGGGGGAGTGTACTGACCAGACCACTGTTAACCATCATGGGCTGAGAGCGTTGTTGACctgttggggggaaaaaaaaaagagcttgaacacatagcagtAGAAGAGTGGCAGAACCTACCAGCAGACAGGggcaagaagcttctagatggctgcaagaaatgtttagaggctgtcattgttgccaaaggttctacaaccaaatatttgtgaagggtgccaataactgtgtctggattatattttgtgtttgcattatttAACTAtcatgcaagttttgttttttattttcttttgttcggtaatcttggacattttattaaaatattatgattatacagaattggttaatttgcataaggggtgccaataatttcaaccagggcTATATCTATCAAGCTTTGTACTATACTGGATACCAGATACATTTGCTTGTTGGAAAAAGGGCAAAGAAGGAGATTCCTCACAATAACAGATGAGCTTCAGGATGGTTAACTGACCATCGTTTGACTAATCGGAcggttcaccactttggtccagactgaaatatctcaacaactattgaatggattgctataatattttgtacagacattcatggtcccaagaggatgaatcctacagACTTTCTTGAGCCTACTGATTTTTCTTCCCATGCCActgtgaggttgacatttggggtttttagtgaaatgtcttgacatcTACtgcatgaaatttgatacagatgTTCATGGTGCCTAAAAGATGAATCTTAACGACTTTGGTGGTCTCCTGACTATTCTTCTAGCATTATCACcaagtcaaagttttcacttatcttaagatatctcaacatctaaaagatgaattggcacaaaatttggtacagacactTGGGTTCCATGCTTATCACTTTGATGATCCCTTTTCCATATAGCTCAATCAtctgttcaaaatttaaatttgcccAGTACTTAAATTTCTGACCAAATATCTGAAATTCGAATGTATTCACATCAGCCTAAGCTGTGTTTAACATCAATTAGGAAATGTTAGTATGTTAACACACTAAAATAACAcgtgaacatggtaaacactgTACCTGCAAAACATCAGTGTCTTAgctttgtcactgtgagcatgttgcAACGATAGcgctagcatttagctcaacCCACTGCTGTACCAAAGCGCAGCTTCGCAGAGCTGCTAGAAAGGCTATAGACTCTTAGTCAATAGTTTTGGCTATCATTCCTTTTAGTAATAACACTGCACTTGCAATATTAATTGCAGAAACTGGAGACTACATTGCTTAAAAGAAGTCCGACTGGATAAAATCATGAGCAGTCAGACAACTAAAACAGGGTCTGGGTTAACAGAATTACAAAATTACCCGAACTGTCATTTGCTTCCTCCCTGGTTTATATTTGACCTACAGTACCCACCATAGCTGTTACCATAGTTTAATGTGTGATAtgctgtgttcccagatctcagcaattattctggtgattaaaatgttttcctaAATGATTGTGAAATCTATGAAAATAAGGTTCAacttgtaataaaccagaactTTCCTTTAACCTTGTATCTTTGACCTGCTGCGCAATGCCAAAAGGCAGGAGAGAGTAATTGTTACCTATGATCAGAAGACTTCGATCCTTGTTACTGTCACGTGGTCTGATGTGGTGCTTGTTGGTCAGATGGTTTTGGAGGTCCGCTGCTCCTCCAGCACAGCCCACATGCTCCCCACACAGCTTACAGACCACAGTGCTACGGTCCAGGGGCCGACCAGTGGGGTCTGGCTCGAACCCAAAAAAGTACCATGGGCTGTTCTGTGTTGCGTTTGGGTTACTCAGAAGTTTCTCGGTTCCAGGTATAAAATCGTACTTTTCCATTGGATGAGAGCTGGGGGACGGGAAGGAGATCACGGAAGTGGAGGTGAAGGCTGAGCCAGAAATCCCGCCTGGGTCATTAGCTGTGTCTGGGTTTGACATTGTCGTCACGTCACTAATGACAGGCATGGggctctgtgattggctgtgaTCTGACCAAAGGGAAGTGCTGCTGGGCTCCGGGAGGGTGACCAATTGGATGTCCTGCAGTAGGCGCAGAGCTGTCTCCTTTTCTCCAacttcacatttcacattgtcACCTGTGTTGCCCAACCAAAATCAAATGCAAAGGATATTGGCAAGATATTAAGCAAGCTAATTTTCTGGTCTTAAGACCTTCAGAATAGTTACAATTAAATTAAGTCTACCGTcagctgaaaaatgaatgttaaagtgaaaaattGATATGGTTCGGCTAGTGTGTATCTATCATGACAGTAACCCAGTGAGACAGAACTCACCCATCCCCAGGCCCAGCAAGGAGGCATAATCCTTGCCAATCCAGACCCTGAGCTCTGCTCCCTCTGTGATGGGCTGGGAAACCCTGTAGTAGATGTGACGGTAAAACTGGAAGACAACCAGATTGTGTTCCTCCTCACTGCTCGTATATTTTACATACCTATAATATGGAGCAAATACATACAGATTGTCAATGTGACCAACCAAGTAAGCACAAAACTCTGTACTCTactatgaaaaaaatctgtaattaaAACTGCATGTCAAAcagtattacaaaaaaaacaaagtgacaggGAGAAAGGAAACTTAGTTTAGAGGGAAACACTACTTTAATTAGTTCACACTACCCACCTCATCCAGTTGGATTTGTTTTCATCAGAAGCATCAACGTAGATGAAAGCAGCATCATCCCTAATCTGGAGATGGGAGCAACGTGTATGTCAGCTATTCTTATGACCAATTCTATATGGAATTTCTAAATGGAATTGGcaacacaaaccacaaattaCATCATGTATTTTAAGtggattttaaatgtgattgTGGCACAAAACAACACTGTTGCAGTAACTTGATTTCAAACTGCCTCTTTATGTCAGCTCAAACCAGTCTACTTACAGCCCAGGCATATTTGAGGTTGGTCGGCATTTGTCCCCTACACACTTCTCCTACAAAGGGCCCAAACATGACGCCTTGCTGAAGGTGACACTTGGCGTACACCTGCATGTCTCCCATCTGCTCCTCGCCAGAAGGACCAGACATCCCAGACTCAATGTCCCTGCACAGGCACAGGCAGGAAGGCAGGGATAGCACTGCTCGGGAAGGGCCGCCATGGAGCCACGGCTCCCCAGGTGGCAACACTGCATCTGGGACATAGTTCTGATTCGAAGCATTGTGGAGAAACGGAACATCCTCAAAGAATTCTTCATGGTTGAGATCCAAACCtagaaaacaaaagaatgatTAGTCAGATATGGAACTGAGTTGGGATAGTCCTCTTTATGGAGCAtgtttactgtttctttttttgttttaggtaaaaaaaaaaaaagaaagaaagaaaatataacaGAATTAAGCAACACGGGAAAATACAGATAACACCTTTGGAAAATGTCACTGCATTAGAATGTAACTGTTACTATACAACATAAGATACGCCACTGGTCAAAAGCTTCAGAACACcaccatttttccagtttttatttaaatctaagcaattcaagtccagtgaataaccttaaatgcTACAAAGGTAAGTaataaactgcccaaggtaaaaaaaacaaacaatttagcTCACCAAAAACcgaaaaatcatgtaaatgtcATAGAAAACCAGCCTTTTTCCAGGAATGAAGAAAGGggttaacttacagctttcACATAGCAAGGGAAGTAAATTAAGCATTGAAATGCAAACAGTTCCTACAGGTGCCCAAACTTCTGTTGAGTtcttacaaaccctctgtctgtacaaaggcagtgttggaacaaactgtgttactactgtactgcaggaagttggactgtatattgctgtcagaatggggagaaaaaggcaagtaacagaggaagacagactggttggtcaggggttcttcctacagcaagataatgacccaaaacattatAAGAACTAGAaggtggcttcacatgatgg is drawn from Xiphias gladius isolate SHS-SW01 ecotype Sanya breed wild chromosome 15, ASM1685928v1, whole genome shotgun sequence and contains these coding sequences:
- the LOC120800064 gene encoding uncharacterized protein LOC120800064 isoform X4 yields the protein MTANAKLCATGSTRAPALPGLKNSRLDLNHEEFFEDVPFLHNASNQNYVPDAVLPPGEPWLHGGPSRAVLSLPSCLCLCRDIESGMSGPSGEEQMGDMQVYAKCHLQQGVMFGPFVGEVCRGQMPTNLKYAWAIRDDAAFIYVDASDENKSNWMRYVKYTSSEEEHNLVVFQFYRHIYYRVSQPITEGAELRVWIGKDYASLLGLGMGDNVKCEVGEKETALRLLQDIQLVTLPEPSSTSLWSDHSQSQSPMPVISDVTTMSNPDTANDPGGISGSAFTSTSVISFPSPSSHPMEKYDFIPGTEKLLSNPNATQNSPWYFFGFEPDPTGRPLDRSTVVCKLCGEHVGCAGGAADLQNHLTNKHHIRPRDSNKDRSLLIIGQQRSQPMMVNSGLVSTLPLVLSAQVTDAITNFLIMDLQPPALVEGEGFRQLIQTLLPSCKELPSHCHLDNLLKEHHTKGKTTLSQLLRSKTGSAENEEISDYTAPIEFEPRRRGRPPNHRREIPHFVTLSVDVWSHNWQGNTERYLTLWAHYIDSNFSFQNLALATQRLTESGMKEYRVQTVETQVKVMAQEWGISQPNLVLLGGEGRNKMRLGPIKSDKGGDAAGSVPHPNSTTFLERDESVSPEEPHGSEHGHSSEGLPSVPCFFSAVQDCIEEVMSYPVISKTLCQFQGTLSTLFLPSAQNRGSYQSLLQALTKQEQAELKSWAHSRPTWNKLYTLLSTLIKHKSLVCDIIKEIKGEGLSKEDTASETSSSGSCHANSTSNTSSANVTIRSEWKVLEELCLVLKPLDVACRTLAKEAFPRLSLIKPILIGLLSRHLVSRPGDSSSILKEVKRMMRRNLASCYDNPVVNRVLCIACSLDPQFHGLGFMEEKEQTATFDWLKKEAVRIVKEDRRRRQGKKQSHLKRSPSPGSPESESDFLRRSKRIKESRPINFREIEDEDEESDVGETDDNESADPGSQAGLSGMEFLLGDLFCSAPRSRQSSVEESIDMEMSVFRADKGASLGVEPLQWWRTKAVQFPLLAIVARAYLAAPAVAGNAAQDFVQEGAGAMYRKRANIPPESLEAILFLHHNQMPTTDTGQTAVRNDDRNTGIEKVP
- the LOC120800064 gene encoding uncharacterized protein LOC120800064 isoform X3, giving the protein MDLISKPRSKSIVWLYFGLKADEKGQPLNSGEAVCRLCRKIVLAKGGNTTNLRSHLRRRHRADFFETTSSTTSGALFEAPGLDLNHEEFFEDVPFLHNASNQNYVPDAVLPPGEPWLHGGPSRAVLSLPSCLCLCRDIESGMSGPSGEEQMGDMQVYAKCHLQQGVMFGPFVGEVCRGQMPTNLKYAWAIRDDAAFIYVDASDENKSNWMRYVKYTSSEEEHNLVVFQFYRHIYYRVSQPITEGAELRVWIGKDYASLLGLGMGDNVKCEVGEKETALRLLQDIQLVTLPEPSSTSLWSDHSQSQSPMPVISDVTTMSNPDTANDPGGISGSAFTSTSVISFPSPSSHPMEKYDFIPGTEKLLSNPNATQNSPWYFFGFEPDPTGRPLDRSTVVCKLCGEHVGCAGGAADLQNHLTNKHHIRPRDSNKDRSLLIIGQQRSQPMMVNSGLVSTLPLVLSAQVTDAITNFLIMDLQPPALVEGEGFRQLIQTLLPSCKELPSHCHLDNLLKEHHTKGKTTLSQLLRSKTGSAENEEISDYTAPIEFEPRRRGRPPNHRREIPHFVTLSVDVWSHNWQGNTERYLTLWAHYIDSNFSFQNLALATQRLTESGMKEYRVQTVETQVKVMAQEWGISQPNLVLLGGEGRNKMRLGPIKSDKGGDAAGSVPHPNSTTFLERDESVSPEEPHGSEHGHSSEGLPSVPCFFSAVQDCIEEVMSYPVISKTLCQFQGTLSTLFLPSAQNRGSYQSLLQALTKQEQAELKSWAHSRPTWNKLYTLLSTLIKHKSLVCDIIKEIKGEGLSKEDTASETSSSGSCHANSTSNTSSANVTIRSEWKVLEELCLVLKPLDVACRTLAKEAFPRLSLIKPILIGLLSRHLVSRPGDSSSILKEVKRMMRRNLASCYDNPVVNRVLCIACSLDPQFHGLGFMEEKEQTATFDWLKKEAVRIVKEDRRRRQGKKQSHLKRSPSPGSPESESDFLRRSKRIKESRPINFREIEDEDEESDVGETDDNESADPGSQAGLSGMEFLLGDLFCSAPRSRQSSVEESIDMEMSVFRADKGASLGVEPLQWWRTKAVQFPLLAIVARAYLAAPAVAGNAAQDFVQEGAGAMYRKRANIPPESLEAILFLHHNQMPTTDTGQTAVRNDDRNTGIEKVP